A single region of the Coprobacter tertius genome encodes:
- a CDS encoding 50S ribosomal protein L25/general stress protein Ctc — MKTFQLEGTPRTIAERSSEQKKAIKALRKEDLIPAVLYGGTENIPFTVSNDAVRKLVYTPEIYAIELTVGKKKTMAIVKEIQFHPVNDNILHMDFLEINDQKPIVMEVPVALEGHSEGVKAGGKLSLEMRKLKIKALYTKIPEKLVINIDNLGLGKTMQVGELHFEGLEIMNAKNAVVCAVKLTRAARGAQAKSGK, encoded by the coding sequence ATGAAAACATTCCAATTAGAAGGTACCCCGAGAACGATCGCCGAACGTTCGAGCGAACAGAAAAAAGCGATAAAAGCTTTGCGTAAAGAAGATCTTATTCCTGCCGTATTATACGGAGGTACAGAAAATATACCTTTTACCGTTTCTAACGATGCCGTACGCAAACTCGTATATACCCCTGAAATATATGCGATCGAACTTACCGTAGGTAAGAAAAAAACGATGGCTATCGTTAAAGAAATCCAGTTCCACCCGGTAAACGACAACATCCTTCACATGGATTTTCTGGAAATCAACGATCAGAAACCCATCGTAATGGAAGTTCCGGTAGCTCTCGAAGGTCACTCAGAAGGTGTAAAAGCCGGTGGTAAGTTGAGTCTCGAAATGCGTAAACTGAAAATTAAAGCTCTTTATACCAAAATTCCCGAAAAACTGGTAATCAACATCGATAACCTGGGACTCGGAAAAACGATGCAGGTAGGAGAACTCCACTTCGAAGGTCTCGAAATCATGAATGCTAAAAATGCGGTTGTTTGTGCAGTTAAGCTGACAAGAGCAGCCAGAGGTGCTCAGGCAAAAAGCGGTAAATAA
- a CDS encoding DUF3883 domain-containing protein: MKYRSARIFRTWYKIHHKKIATDSSDYEENFMGTYHDLSEEKRIKGFFEMFHGHKPDIAGYLPSILKIAEDGQAIYEFLQNAVDCHSSECHIFYDNNYFLAINNGRPFSINELVSLLNIAQSPKKDASQIGRFGVGFKLIHRLVGSGDGTNELVNKYKGPLLFSWSQLQDLQQFLTDDTVEYDSDFKNEKYPILLKILLTNFPADVEEVVKDISYEDRIVFSKEELSAMKHFMYERISEYINSSYRIFSQGSAFFLKLGDGKKELLDRNYDDLVNGIQYSMNILNLSRICINNQTIKKFPLQKETFNITCNSEAFIRINPEYKEFPLNITFGYPKDFSLSHQLKQSPNFYKYFPMGDEINGFDFIIHCDGFSNEVNRRKLQHDPINENLLPEIAKLLIARMEDYRCSQPQRFIQIYGNLLLSDVPDKQNNEWLKPVFYQYLNTYIRKHIPLAGGGWGDDPQKIKIKDVKLDIRLSDLGFPHYDWFLWDSKNKEFTEHARDDQKLGLEKWDIRDIAEQSDLSLLNHWIAELDQTQYRNFLRELNKDELRIATKERLSKIALFKFSDGYFHAIIELSQNDNLIFIADNRMKEIKEILIALNYITTDDDISEFIYLYEAIKEKCITRENKFFDSLAERCKQIHLTPNQKQRLIRNLTNPEFWSEIHNEKLGSLQLFCNRKGENQPLNTLLLPDIQVPGWLSPYKIAEDEYTPELDNLLVGLSDVYSKIILPNQTEILENVVDQPSFYQEIITFCQSDENIPSAWDKIFIDDQIGYVSSDKVFYHPDLSSVDKYNALKSAILLLNDQYVPEKSIVKYLEEPPFSLKPKRITELNFNDDVVLTQQEVSALLDLCIATKDNFFDNYIITKSNGSFTLIPKTYDTCQIRIAAKCRKFIEEHFSGIYYVLPQQFNLYRDKVNGIIEKDELYEDIVSRLDVDKYKEELTQIFLTESAKKLFLQKLKTLRLDCDRNYTDSDSEYTILEWACLLLKSDEEIENFRTKIIITYGNESYSLREIHPILDQISIEEVTLPLSKILPHYCKSIDHLNVIIENFKQIGGRINTIIGIQAQAEPEHYYSLLIEELDTCSDNKTRIINNTEQLIFVLLYQRITDVHDPFCIYTLEGDEYLYDLGSMSYSFVYKDFIKPYNIIDFKRYHDLEKYRKLLLEYDHNELIFLNGPLDNTNTILCDMILDDMNDNQRISLIEYLYTVSKSIDSTIKWNDNEAKIKILGFDPKKTIFAPIKYIRSEEHLPEYLYQWITADSSRNTLLSALEINCSESPLIQLRAAILDDRPFDIQDMLGISPWSLMQTLSWICDNKLTLNGENQRNILEKLFKSLEYEITISRSYDLTESYEELKGAVYESLKESTGYRIYLYDGKLISKVCIREFGDYVFCNEENNVAWLDDNSIFINRHTDLLQTLSHFIEQNNFPLKLSELYGACMGDFNHDTFSLNQEEMTLIENLRVLPEEKKLALIKYVYNQSQSPKETSEMQQSLKRYNQNSGDQAEQYVYDALVARYGANRVKWTSSKNPLNEGQETTDEYDYEVYDEKVEHVIYYIDCKSTTQRKLSGPTDIFWTESEWAFLENKKTSDYIVARVFDCRADQPPITYLHVECIDLDK; encoded by the coding sequence ATGAAATACCGTAGTGCCAGAATTTTCAGAACGTGGTATAAGATTCATCATAAAAAAATCGCAACAGATAGTTCCGATTACGAGGAAAACTTCATGGGAACTTATCATGATTTATCGGAGGAAAAACGGATAAAAGGTTTCTTTGAGATGTTCCACGGACACAAACCAGATATCGCCGGCTATCTTCCCTCTATACTTAAAATAGCTGAAGACGGGCAAGCTATTTATGAATTTTTGCAGAATGCCGTAGATTGTCATTCTTCGGAGTGCCACATATTTTATGATAATAACTACTTCCTGGCTATTAATAATGGCCGTCCATTCTCGATCAATGAGTTAGTTTCTCTTCTCAATATCGCTCAGAGTCCCAAAAAAGATGCCTCGCAAATCGGTCGTTTCGGTGTCGGTTTTAAACTCATACACCGTCTTGTCGGATCAGGAGACGGCACAAACGAACTCGTGAATAAATATAAAGGTCCATTACTTTTCAGTTGGTCTCAATTACAGGACCTTCAACAATTTCTGACAGATGACACGGTAGAATACGACAGTGATTTCAAAAACGAGAAATATCCTATTCTGTTGAAAATTCTATTAACGAACTTTCCCGCCGATGTAGAAGAAGTTGTTAAAGATATCTCATACGAGGACCGAATAGTATTCTCCAAAGAGGAATTATCGGCTATGAAACATTTTATGTATGAAAGAATATCTGAATACATTAATTCCAGTTACCGGATATTTTCGCAAGGAAGTGCATTTTTTCTAAAATTAGGAGATGGGAAAAAAGAACTTCTGGACCGTAACTATGACGATTTGGTTAATGGAATTCAATATTCAATGAATATTCTCAATCTTTCTCGCATTTGCATAAACAATCAGACAATCAAAAAATTTCCGTTACAAAAGGAGACTTTTAATATTACGTGTAATAGTGAAGCATTTATCCGCATAAATCCTGAATACAAAGAATTTCCCTTAAATATCACATTCGGTTATCCCAAAGATTTCTCGCTGTCGCATCAGTTGAAACAATCTCCGAATTTTTACAAATATTTTCCTATGGGAGATGAAATCAATGGCTTTGATTTTATCATACATTGCGATGGCTTCAGCAATGAAGTAAACCGAAGAAAGTTACAACACGATCCAATAAATGAAAATCTTCTACCCGAAATTGCCAAGCTGTTAATAGCCAGAATGGAAGATTATCGATGCTCGCAACCCCAGCGCTTTATTCAGATTTATGGGAATCTGCTTTTGTCAGATGTTCCCGACAAACAGAACAACGAATGGTTGAAGCCAGTTTTTTATCAATATCTTAATACGTATATTCGCAAACATATTCCTCTTGCCGGTGGTGGATGGGGAGACGATCCGCAAAAAATAAAAATAAAAGATGTAAAATTAGACATCCGACTAAGCGATTTAGGATTCCCTCATTACGACTGGTTTTTATGGGATTCCAAAAACAAAGAGTTCACAGAACATGCACGTGATGACCAGAAACTCGGTCTTGAAAAATGGGATATACGCGATATTGCAGAGCAATCGGATCTCTCTCTTCTGAATCACTGGATAGCCGAGCTCGACCAAACTCAATATAGAAATTTCCTCCGAGAATTAAATAAAGACGAATTACGAATCGCAACCAAAGAAAGGCTTTCTAAAATTGCTCTATTCAAGTTTTCCGATGGTTACTTCCATGCCATAATCGAACTCTCTCAGAATGATAATTTGATTTTCATAGCGGATAATCGAATGAAAGAAATCAAAGAAATTCTCATCGCATTAAATTACATCACAACCGATGACGATATTTCAGAGTTCATCTATCTTTATGAAGCAATCAAAGAGAAATGTATCACAAGAGAAAACAAATTCTTCGATTCGCTCGCTGAACGTTGCAAACAAATTCATCTGACACCCAACCAGAAACAAAGACTTATCAGAAATCTGACTAATCCAGAATTTTGGTCAGAAATTCATAATGAAAAATTAGGCTCATTGCAGTTATTTTGTAACAGAAAAGGAGAAAATCAGCCACTTAACACATTATTACTTCCTGATATTCAAGTTCCGGGATGGCTCAGCCCATACAAAATTGCCGAAGATGAATATACACCTGAATTAGATAATTTATTAGTCGGACTTTCAGACGTGTATTCAAAAATTATTCTCCCGAATCAAACGGAAATACTCGAAAATGTCGTCGACCAGCCATCATTCTATCAGGAAATCATCACATTTTGTCAATCAGATGAGAATATCCCTTCTGCCTGGGATAAAATTTTCATCGATGACCAAATTGGTTACGTTTCATCCGATAAAGTATTCTATCATCCCGATTTAAGCTCTGTAGATAAGTATAATGCATTAAAATCGGCAATACTTCTCTTAAACGACCAATATGTTCCGGAGAAATCAATCGTAAAATATCTGGAAGAGCCACCTTTTTCATTGAAACCGAAACGCATTACAGAGTTAAACTTCAATGACGACGTAGTTCTTACGCAACAAGAAGTGTCAGCTTTACTCGATTTATGTATAGCGACAAAAGACAATTTTTTCGATAACTATATCATTACCAAATCCAATGGTAGCTTTACCCTAATACCGAAAACTTATGATACGTGCCAGATTCGGATTGCCGCAAAATGCCGTAAATTCATTGAAGAACATTTCTCCGGAATTTATTATGTTTTGCCCCAACAATTCAATTTATACAGAGATAAAGTAAATGGTATTATTGAAAAAGACGAATTATACGAAGACATCGTTTCCCGACTCGATGTAGATAAATATAAAGAAGAATTGACGCAAATCTTTCTGACAGAAAGTGCGAAAAAATTATTTCTTCAAAAACTAAAAACCCTCCGATTAGATTGCGATCGTAATTACACAGACAGTGATAGTGAATATACAATTCTCGAATGGGCTTGTCTCTTATTGAAGTCTGACGAAGAAATTGAAAATTTCAGAACCAAAATAATCATCACATACGGAAATGAATCCTACAGCCTGAGGGAAATCCACCCAATATTAGATCAAATTTCGATCGAAGAGGTAACGCTTCCTTTGTCAAAAATCCTTCCCCATTATTGCAAATCGATTGATCATTTGAATGTAATCATCGAAAATTTCAAACAAATTGGAGGGCGTATAAATACAATTATCGGTATTCAGGCCCAAGCTGAACCAGAACATTACTATTCGCTATTGATCGAAGAACTCGATACTTGCAGTGACAATAAGACCCGTATCATTAACAATACAGAACAGCTGATTTTTGTTCTTCTCTATCAGCGAATAACCGATGTTCACGATCCGTTCTGTATTTATACTTTAGAAGGAGACGAATATCTTTACGATCTCGGTTCAATGAGCTATTCGTTTGTTTACAAAGACTTTATCAAACCATACAATATAATCGATTTCAAGCGATATCATGACCTGGAGAAATATAGGAAACTACTGTTGGAATACGATCATAATGAATTGATATTCTTAAATGGACCGCTGGATAATACGAATACAATCCTATGCGATATGATTTTGGATGATATGAATGACAATCAGCGAATCTCCCTGATAGAATATCTCTATACCGTATCTAAATCTATCGATTCCACCATTAAATGGAACGATAACGAGGCTAAAATTAAAATTCTCGGATTCGATCCGAAAAAAACAATTTTTGCTCCTATTAAATATATTCGCTCAGAAGAACATTTGCCGGAATATCTTTATCAGTGGATAACAGCAGACTCCTCCCGCAATACACTATTATCTGCTCTTGAAATCAATTGTTCCGAATCTCCATTAATACAATTACGTGCCGCAATACTTGATGACCGGCCATTCGATATACAGGATATGTTGGGCATATCCCCCTGGTCGCTTATGCAAACATTATCCTGGATATGTGATAACAAACTGACTTTGAACGGAGAAAACCAGCGTAACATATTGGAAAAATTATTCAAAAGTTTAGAATACGAAATTACGATTTCCCGATCATATGATTTAACCGAGTCTTACGAAGAATTGAAAGGGGCTGTTTATGAAAGCTTAAAAGAAAGCACCGGATACCGGATTTATTTATATGACGGGAAACTCATCTCGAAAGTTTGTATACGTGAGTTCGGAGATTATGTTTTTTGCAATGAAGAAAACAATGTCGCCTGGTTAGATGATAACAGCATTTTCATCAATCGCCATACAGATCTTTTACAGACACTCTCGCATTTCATAGAGCAAAATAATTTTCCACTAAAACTTAGCGAACTTTACGGTGCTTGCATGGGTGATTTCAATCATGATACTTTTTCACTAAACCAAGAAGAGATGACTCTTATCGAAAATCTCCGAGTTTTACCTGAAGAAAAAAAACTTGCTCTGATAAAATACGTATATAATCAAAGTCAATCGCCAAAAGAAACGTCTGAAATGCAACAGTCGTTAAAACGCTATAACCAAAATTCGGGAGATCAAGCCGAGCAATATGTATATGATGCATTGGTCGCCCGATATGGTGCAAACCGAGTAAAATGGACCAGCTCTAAGAACCCACTCAATGAGGGGCAGGAAACGACCGACGAATACGACTATGAAGTATATGACGAAAAAGTAGAACATGTAATCTACTATATCGATTGCAAATCAACAACCCAACGAAAATTATCCGGCCCGACAGATATTTTTTGGACAGAATCAGAATGGGCATTTTTAGAAAATAAAAAAACATCTGATTACATTGTTGCAAGAGTATTTGATTGCCGTGCAGACCAACCGCCAATTACTTACCTGCATGTGGAATGCATCGATCTCGATAAGTGA
- the galE gene encoding UDP-glucose 4-epimerase GalE, whose amino-acid sequence MKGKILVTGGAGYIGSHTAVELQNAGYEVVIIDNLSNSNAGVIDGIEKITGIRPVFVEMDVQDKEALRKVFEENKGIKGIINFAASKAVGESVQKPLLYYRNNLVTLLNLMDLMPEYGVEALVFSSSCTVYGQPDVLPVDEQAPIKPALSPYGNTKQICEEIIKDAVYSGVPYKSIILRYFNPVGAHPSAEIGELPLGVPQNLLPYVTQTAMGIRQELSVYGDDYDTPDGSCIRDYINIVDLAKAHVIAVNRMIAGQSKDNVEVFNLGTGRGVSVLELINTFEKATGVKVKYKIVGRREGDIEKVWANPAHANKELGWIAEESLEDTLASAWKWQQKLRERGIM is encoded by the coding sequence ATGAAAGGGAAAATTTTGGTGACCGGAGGAGCCGGTTATATCGGATCTCATACTGCAGTAGAATTACAAAATGCAGGTTATGAGGTGGTTATTATAGATAATCTTTCGAATTCGAATGCCGGCGTTATCGATGGTATCGAGAAAATAACAGGGATACGTCCTGTATTTGTCGAGATGGATGTACAGGATAAGGAAGCATTGCGAAAAGTTTTTGAAGAGAATAAAGGGATAAAAGGAATTATCAATTTTGCTGCTAGTAAAGCAGTCGGTGAATCGGTACAGAAACCGTTATTATATTATCGCAATAATTTGGTTACTTTATTGAATTTGATGGATCTTATGCCGGAATATGGGGTTGAAGCACTTGTATTTTCGTCTTCTTGTACTGTATATGGTCAACCCGATGTACTACCGGTAGATGAGCAGGCTCCTATCAAACCGGCTTTGTCTCCTTACGGGAATACCAAGCAGATCTGTGAAGAAATAATTAAAGATGCCGTTTATTCGGGAGTACCTTATAAGTCGATCATTTTACGTTATTTCAATCCTGTTGGCGCGCATCCGTCGGCCGAAATCGGAGAATTACCTTTAGGCGTACCTCAGAATTTATTGCCCTATGTTACGCAAACTGCTATGGGAATACGGCAGGAATTGAGTGTGTATGGAGATGATTACGATACTCCCGATGGCTCGTGTATAAGGGATTACATAAATATAGTAGATTTGGCAAAAGCTCATGTAATCGCTGTTAATCGTATGATCGCTGGACAGTCGAAAGATAATGTGGAAGTATTTAATCTGGGCACCGGAAGAGGAGTTTCGGTATTGGAACTGATAAATACCTTTGAAAAAGCAACGGGGGTAAAGGTTAAATACAAGATCGTAGGTCGCCGTGAAGGAGATATTGAAAAAGTTTGGGCTAATCCTGCTCATGCTAATAAAGAATTGGGTTGGATTGCTGAAGAATCGTTGGAAGATACTTTGGCTTCGGCATGGAAGTGGCAGCAAAAATTGAGAGAGAGAGGTATTATGTAA
- a CDS encoding Fur family transcriptional regulator: MLPHTKIVELFRSRGIKVTPQRVAVYSALTGLKHPCPEDVIGKVKETFPAISTATIYNSLDFLVQKNLIRKVNTADNRMCFDWDMSEHYHIYCADSRKILDFRDEELTRMIREYIGKKCISGFELTDIQLQLVGYMK, encoded by the coding sequence ATGTTACCGCACACAAAAATAGTAGAATTATTTCGCTCCCGGGGGATAAAGGTAACTCCTCAACGGGTAGCCGTATATTCGGCCTTAACCGGATTGAAGCATCCCTGTCCGGAGGATGTTATCGGGAAGGTGAAAGAAACTTTTCCTGCTATTTCTACAGCTACGATTTATAATAGTCTCGATTTTTTAGTTCAGAAAAACCTGATACGTAAAGTGAATACGGCCGATAATCGTATGTGTTTCGATTGGGATATGAGTGAACATTATCATATTTATTGTGCCGATAGCCGTAAGATACTGGATTTTCGGGATGAAGAACTTACTCGAATGATCCGGGAATATATCGGAAAAAAGTGTATTTCCGGTTTTGAACTTACTGATATACAATTACAATTAGTGGGTTATATGAAATAG
- the rbr gene encoding rubrerythrin: MMKSVKGTKTEQNLLKSFAGESQARSRYTFFASVAKKEGYEQIAGVFMETAEQEKEHAKKFFKYLEGGMVEITASYPAGIISTTEENLRAAAAGENEEWAELYPEFARIADEEGFPQIAVTFRMVARVEAEHEARYRKLLERVEAGKFFEEEEEIEWQCRNCGYVHKGKKAPAKCPACEHPQAYFERKKNNY, from the coding sequence ATTATGAAAAGTGTCAAAGGAACAAAAACAGAACAGAATTTGTTGAAATCATTTGCAGGTGAATCTCAGGCTCGCAGTCGGTATACTTTTTTTGCCAGTGTAGCTAAAAAAGAAGGATATGAGCAGATTGCCGGGGTATTTATGGAAACTGCCGAACAAGAAAAAGAACATGCTAAAAAGTTTTTTAAATATCTCGAAGGGGGAATGGTTGAAATTACCGCTTCATATCCGGCCGGTATTATTTCGACTACAGAAGAAAACCTTCGCGCAGCAGCTGCAGGTGAAAATGAAGAATGGGCTGAGTTGTATCCTGAATTCGCACGCATAGCCGATGAGGAAGGATTTCCTCAAATTGCGGTAACTTTCCGTATGGTAGCGCGTGTAGAAGCTGAACATGAAGCTCGTTACCGGAAATTACTCGAACGTGTGGAAGCCGGAAAATTCTTTGAAGAAGAGGAAGAAATAGAGTGGCAATGCCGCAATTGTGGATATGTACATAAGGGGAAAAAAGCACCGGCGAAATGTCCCGCTTGCGAGCATCCTCAGGCTTATTTCGAACGGAAGAAAAACAATTATTGA
- a CDS encoding DUF4491 family protein, translating into MEFLQTWHLLGLIIGISTFLIIGIFHPVVVKAEYYWGTRCWWLFLVLGLGGIVLSLLVDNILVAALSGVFAFSSFWTIKEIFEQEERVKKGWFPRNPKRKYKWDN; encoded by the coding sequence ATGGAATTTTTACAGACTTGGCATCTTCTTGGACTGATTATCGGAATTTCGACTTTTCTGATTATAGGGATATTTCATCCGGTCGTTGTAAAAGCCGAATATTATTGGGGAACCCGCTGTTGGTGGTTGTTTCTTGTTCTTGGCCTTGGTGGCATTGTTCTTTCTTTGCTTGTAGATAATATTCTTGTCGCAGCTCTGTCGGGCGTCTTCGCATTTTCTTCTTTTTGGACGATTAAAGAAATATTCGAACAGGAAGAGCGAGTAAAGAAGGGGTGGTTTCCACGTAATCCGAAACGTAAGTATAAATGGGATAACTGA
- the rpiB gene encoding ribose 5-phosphate isomerase B yields MSILKQGVPVGLASDHAGFEMKQFVIELLKEKGIEYHDFGTYSSESSDYPDYAHPLAIAVEKGECYPGIAICGSGNGINMTLNKHQGIRSALCWTVEISRLARLHNDANICAMPGRFIDNETARHIVETFLETPFEGGRHQKRIDKIPCR; encoded by the coding sequence ATGAGTATATTAAAACAAGGCGTTCCTGTAGGGCTGGCTTCCGATCACGCCGGATTTGAAATGAAGCAGTTCGTTATAGAGCTTTTAAAAGAAAAAGGAATCGAATATCACGATTTCGGAACATATTCATCCGAAAGCAGTGACTATCCCGATTATGCACACCCGTTGGCAATCGCTGTAGAAAAAGGAGAATGTTATCCGGGAATCGCTATTTGCGGAAGCGGAAACGGCATAAATATGACTCTTAACAAACATCAGGGCATACGTTCGGCTCTTTGCTGGACCGTAGAAATAAGCCGTTTAGCAAGACTGCATAACGACGCCAACATATGTGCCATGCCAGGACGCTTCATCGATAACGAAACAGCTCGTCATATCGTGGAAACCTTCCTTGAAACACCTTTTGAAGGAGGGCGACACCAAAAAAGAATTGACAAGATTCCATGCCGATAA
- a CDS encoding ATP-binding cassette domain-containing protein, producing the protein MSITISVNNIVPRIPELRFNEPVFWEMKDNEQWAFVGPNGSGKTLFSDILQGKISLKEGNIRFSHNEKTSEIIKSIAFKDIHSFTDSRNTYYQQRWHSTETDDVPTIGEILKKYTTGKETDRFMHHFNIEEMLSKKIISLSSGELRKFLIYKTLMSNPKILILDNPFIGLDAASRIQLNNLLQEMASVQELQTILLLSDPSDIPDSVTHILPFFKKKRPVPATREEFINNKAYIEQLFPSGKETISLPGSEDSISQHDVTFRMEKVNIKYGNRTILKNIDWEVKNGEKWALLGPNGAGKSTLLSLIYADNPQSYANTFYLFDRKRGSGESIWEIKKHIGYVSPEMHLYYTENVPSVEIVGSGFFDSIGLYRKCNPSQEITAIKWMHIFGIDHLAQRSFITLSSGEQRLVLLARAFVKNPDLLILDEPLHGLDISNKNRASRIIEQYCDQPSKTLVYVTHYPQEMPACVNHTFKLTKNV; encoded by the coding sequence ATGAGCATAACGATAAGTGTAAACAATATAGTCCCACGCATCCCCGAACTACGTTTTAACGAACCTGTATTTTGGGAAATGAAAGATAATGAACAGTGGGCATTTGTAGGTCCCAATGGTTCGGGTAAAACATTATTCTCCGATATATTACAAGGTAAGATCTCGCTGAAGGAAGGTAATATTCGTTTTTCCCATAATGAAAAAACCAGTGAAATTATAAAATCGATCGCATTTAAAGACATTCATTCCTTTACCGACAGTCGTAATACTTATTATCAACAGCGTTGGCACTCGACCGAAACAGATGACGTTCCTACTATTGGCGAGATATTAAAAAAATATACGACCGGAAAAGAAACCGATCGTTTTATGCATCATTTTAACATCGAAGAGATGCTTAGTAAAAAAATCATATCTCTATCAAGCGGAGAATTACGTAAATTTCTTATTTACAAAACTTTAATGAGTAATCCTAAAATACTTATTCTCGATAATCCGTTTATAGGACTCGATGCGGCATCACGTATTCAGTTGAACAATCTATTACAGGAAATGGCATCAGTACAAGAATTACAAACCATACTTTTACTGTCCGACCCTTCCGATATTCCCGACTCTGTCACTCATATCCTTCCTTTCTTCAAAAAAAAACGACCTGTTCCCGCCACTCGAGAGGAGTTTATTAATAACAAAGCATACATCGAGCAACTATTTCCATCCGGCAAAGAAACAATATCTTTACCTGGTTCTGAAGACAGCATATCACAACACGATGTTACCTTCCGAATGGAAAAAGTAAATATAAAATACGGTAACCGCACAATTCTGAAAAATATAGACTGGGAAGTGAAAAATGGCGAAAAATGGGCATTGTTAGGACCGAACGGAGCTGGAAAATCGACTTTACTCAGTCTGATTTATGCCGATAATCCTCAATCTTATGCCAATACATTCTATCTTTTCGATCGAAAACGAGGAAGCGGAGAAAGTATATGGGAAATAAAAAAGCACATCGGATATGTCTCTCCCGAAATGCATCTATATTATACCGAAAATGTACCTTCAGTAGAAATTGTAGGATCGGGATTTTTCGATTCCATAGGATTATATCGCAAATGTAACCCCAGTCAGGAAATAACAGCTATAAAATGGATGCATATCTTCGGTATCGATCACTTAGCCCAACGCTCTTTCATTACCCTCTCATCAGGTGAGCAAAGACTCGTATTGCTGGCAAGGGCATTCGTAAAAAATCCCGATCTTCTTATTCTCGACGAACCGTTACACGGTCTCGATATTTCGAATAAAAACAGAGCGAGCCGTATTATCGAACAATATTGCGACCAACCCAGCAAAACCCTTGTATACGTAACCCATTATCCGCAAGAAATGCCAGCTTGTGTTAATCATACATTTAAACTTACTAAAAACGTTTGA
- a CDS encoding sugar transporter, with amino-acid sequence MSVKSWFPLIGLTCAAFIFNTSEFIPIGLLSDIAKDFKITEAHAGLLISVYAWIVTLLSLPLILLVSKIELRKLLLFTLVLFVGFQVFSSVSANYGALMASRIGVACTHSVFWSIVSPLAVRIVPDKNRPLALSMIVTGTSVAMILGLPLGRIIGLHIGWRMAFLCVGVFAFITFLYLIFVLPKVPSHGGFSLHRLPVLLKNKLLVGLYLLSFAIATSYYTGYSYIEPFLKQVAGLKDSWITSTLMIFGGAGILGSLFFSKYYGKYPYAFVGIVIFSVSFCLILIYPFSFNSYLIILLCAFWGMAVTAFNVAMQAEIINNSPQSATPVSMSIFSGIFNLGIGCGTLIGGGICTYSSISYIGYVGGILAALAFIYWQKKVLKQLKNRKVIPCL; translated from the coding sequence ATGTCTGTGAAAAGTTGGTTCCCGCTAATAGGTCTAACTTGTGCTGCTTTTATTTTTAATACGTCAGAATTTATACCGATCGGTTTATTAAGCGATATTGCAAAAGATTTTAAGATTACCGAGGCTCATGCAGGATTACTTATTTCTGTATATGCATGGATTGTTACTTTACTTTCTTTGCCTTTGATATTGCTTGTTTCTAAAATAGAATTACGCAAATTGTTGCTTTTTACACTTGTTTTGTTTGTCGGTTTTCAAGTATTTTCTTCTGTTTCGGCTAATTATGGAGCTTTGATGGCTTCACGAATAGGTGTAGCCTGTACTCACTCTGTTTTTTGGTCTATCGTATCACCTTTAGCTGTTCGTATAGTTCCCGATAAAAATCGGCCTCTTGCATTGAGTATGATTGTAACGGGAACTTCAGTGGCGATGATTTTGGGGCTTCCGTTAGGCCGTATAATCGGTTTGCATATCGGATGGAGAATGGCGTTTTTATGCGTAGGAGTTTTCGCATTTATAACGTTCCTGTATTTAATATTTGTTCTTCCTAAAGTCCCGAGCCATGGTGGTTTTTCATTACACAGGCTTCCTGTATTATTGAAGAATAAGTTATTAGTAGGGCTATATTTACTTTCGTTTGCAATAGCGACATCGTATTATACCGGATATAGTTATATCGAACCTTTTTTAAAACAGGTTGCCGGACTGAAAGACAGTTGGATAACGTCGACTTTAATGATATTCGGAGGTGCAGGCATATTAGGCAGTTTGTTCTTTTCTAAGTATTATGGTAAATATCCATATGCATTTGTCGGTATTGTAATTTTCAGTGTCTCTTTTTGTCTAATATTAATATATCCGTTTTCTTTTAACTCATATTTAATAATTCTATTGTGCGCATTTTGGGGTATGGCAGTTACTGCTTTTAATGTTGCTATGCAGGCAGAAATAATAAATAATTCACCTCAGAGTGCTACACCTGTATCTATGTCGATATTTTCAGGAATTTTTAATCTCGGGATAGGATGCGGCACGTTGATTGGAGGTGGAATATGTACTTATAGTTCTATTTCGTATATCGGGTATGTAGGTGGAATCCTTGCTGCTTTGGCTTTTATTTACTGGCAAAAAAAGGTATTAAAACAGTTAAAAAACAGGAAAGTTATTCCATGCCTATAA